The following are from one region of the Chloracidobacterium sp. genome:
- a CDS encoding leucyl/phenylalanyl-tRNA--protein transferase, whose translation MVFPDPQSYDFPEWVLIGDFFYYARDVVSFGDELSAENLIDAYHKGIFPWYMEGIPLPWYCPAKRAILEFSDLHVPRSLRRASNGGSFTFTIDRAFRRVMEECSKTKRPGQNGTWITSEFIEEYSQLHDKGMAHSVEAWNGVDLVGGVYGIDAGGVFCGESMFYKVANASKLALLFLIDHLRKRGSTWLDCQVMTPHMEALGAREIDRKEFLDRLEETQKLELVVF comes from the coding sequence ATGGTATTTCCCGATCCGCAATCGTATGATTTCCCCGAATGGGTTCTGATCGGCGACTTTTTTTATTACGCCAGGGACGTGGTTTCGTTCGGTGACGAGCTTTCTGCGGAAAATCTGATTGATGCGTACCACAAAGGGATCTTTCCCTGGTACATGGAAGGCATCCCGCTTCCATGGTATTGCCCGGCGAAACGCGCGATCCTCGAGTTCTCTGATCTGCATGTGCCGCGAAGCCTCAGACGGGCTTCGAACGGTGGATCGTTCACCTTTACGATCGATAGAGCGTTTCGAAGGGTAATGGAAGAATGTTCGAAAACAAAGCGGCCCGGACAGAACGGCACATGGATCACAAGCGAGTTCATTGAGGAATATTCGCAGCTGCATGATAAAGGAATGGCTCACAGTGTCGAAGCATGGAATGGCGTAGACCTGGTTGGCGGAGTCTACGGCATCGACGCCGGCGGCGTCTTCTGCGGCGAATCGATGTTCTACAAAGTAGCAAACGCTTCAAAACTCGCCCTGCTATTCTTGATCGATCATTTAAGAAAACGCGGCTCAACGTGGCTCGACTGCCAGGTGATGACGCCGCATATGGAAGCGCTTGGGGCGAGAGAGATTGACCGTAAAGAATTTTTGGATAGACTCGAGGAAACTCAAAAGTTAGAGCTTGTTGTATTCTAG